The Shewanella zhangzhouensis genome has a window encoding:
- the cobA gene encoding uroporphyrinogen-III C-methyltransferase gives MDVVTLPGQGPNGKVWLVGAGPGDVELLTLKAARILASADAVLYDALVSDDILALIPEHAEKIAVGKRAGAHSARQEEINQLLVTKAFTRKNVVRLKGGDPFIFGRGGEELQTLVEAGVAFEVVPGITAASGTSAYAGIPLTHRDFAQGVTFITGHCQLESRPMDWQGYANPANTLVVYMGILNAGLIQRELTKHGRSPATPVAIVSRATTAHQQRVIGTLGDLETLAKDERVVMPALMIVGEVVGLADTLNWFEPAQVAEVLPKQNTN, from the coding sequence ATGGACGTTGTGACGTTGCCGGGCCAAGGGCCCAACGGCAAGGTGTGGTTAGTGGGTGCCGGTCCGGGAGATGTGGAACTCCTGACCCTGAAGGCTGCCCGTATCCTGGCCAGCGCCGATGCCGTACTCTATGACGCACTGGTCAGTGATGACATTCTCGCCCTCATTCCAGAACACGCCGAAAAGATTGCCGTTGGCAAGCGCGCCGGTGCCCACAGTGCCCGTCAGGAAGAAATCAACCAACTGCTGGTGACCAAGGCCTTTACCCGTAAAAACGTGGTGCGCCTTAAAGGTGGCGATCCCTTTATTTTCGGCCGTGGCGGCGAAGAGTTGCAAACCCTGGTTGAAGCCGGGGTGGCCTTTGAGGTGGTACCTGGCATTACAGCCGCCAGCGGCACCTCAGCCTATGCCGGTATTCCGCTTACCCACAGAGACTTTGCCCAGGGCGTCACCTTTATCACCGGTCATTGCCAGCTCGAGAGCCGCCCCATGGACTGGCAGGGCTATGCCAATCCGGCCAACACCCTGGTGGTATACATGGGCATTCTCAACGCCGGACTCATCCAGCGGGAGCTGACCAAACATGGCCGCAGTCCAGCCACCCCGGTGGCCATAGTTTCCCGTGCCACCACCGCCCATCAGCAAAGGGTGATTGGCACCCTGGGCGACCTTGAAACCCTCGCCAAAGATGAGCGGGTGGTGATGCCTGCACTGATGATAGTGGGGGAAGTGGTGGGTCTCGCCGACACCCTCAACTGGTTTGAACCCGCCCAAGTGGCAGAGGTTCTGCCCAAACAGAATACGAATTGA
- a CDS encoding acetyl-CoA hydrolase/transferase family protein — protein sequence MVPKYCATALEAVSLIDNDEFIWTHSMGATPRLLLEALAEHALSCTNLTLLQLHTEHAECLSGPELEGHLRHRCYFGGKPTRELLASARADYVPVFLSEVPKLFRRREQRIDTAIVQVSPPDKHGMCSLGISVEATRAACEVAGKIIAHINPRMPRTHGDSFLPLTRFDAVFEAPMELPEHALATTDAVSQAIGRNVAALVRDGDCLQMGIGGIPDAVLGCLGNHQHLGVHTELFSDGILSLVERGVVDNSRKRFATGKLVTGFALGSRRLYDFVDDNPQVAFLDIEQVNDTSIIRRNPQVMAINSALQVDVTGQVCADSIGTRIYSGVGGQMDFIRGAGLSEGGRSVIAMPSTASAGKVSRISTVLSPGAGVVTTRAHVHYIVTEFGVAYMRGKSIRERARSLIDIAHPDFREALARETHEMWGLLL from the coding sequence ATGGTACCCAAGTACTGTGCCACCGCTCTGGAGGCGGTGTCGTTAATCGATAATGACGAATTCATCTGGACCCACTCCATGGGGGCAACGCCAAGACTCTTGCTGGAGGCCCTGGCCGAACATGCGCTAAGCTGCACTAATCTCACCCTATTACAACTACATACCGAGCATGCAGAGTGCCTGAGTGGCCCCGAGCTTGAGGGGCATTTGCGCCATCGCTGCTATTTTGGTGGCAAGCCGACCCGGGAATTGCTCGCCAGTGCCCGTGCCGACTACGTGCCGGTGTTTTTATCTGAGGTGCCTAAGCTTTTTCGCCGCCGGGAGCAGCGTATCGACACTGCCATAGTGCAGGTGTCACCGCCGGATAAGCATGGCATGTGCTCTCTGGGTATTTCAGTGGAGGCGACCCGCGCCGCCTGTGAGGTGGCTGGCAAGATTATCGCCCATATCAATCCCCGCATGCCCCGTACTCATGGCGACAGTTTTCTTCCGCTGACCCGTTTTGATGCCGTGTTTGAAGCGCCTATGGAGCTGCCGGAACATGCGTTGGCGACGACAGATGCGGTGAGCCAGGCCATAGGCCGCAATGTGGCGGCGCTGGTGCGGGACGGTGACTGTTTGCAGATGGGGATTGGTGGCATTCCCGATGCCGTGCTGGGTTGCCTTGGCAATCACCAGCACCTGGGTGTACATACGGAGCTGTTTTCCGACGGCATCTTAAGTCTGGTGGAGCGCGGCGTGGTGGATAACAGCCGTAAACGTTTCGCCACCGGCAAACTGGTAACAGGGTTTGCCCTGGGTAGCCGCAGGCTTTACGACTTTGTGGATGACAATCCCCAGGTGGCCTTTTTGGACATAGAGCAGGTCAACGATACGTCCATCATCCGCCGCAATCCGCAGGTGATGGCCATTAACTCGGCACTGCAGGTGGATGTGACCGGTCAGGTGTGCGCCGACTCCATAGGTACCCGCATTTATTCCGGCGTGGGTGGCCAAATGGACTTTATCCGCGGCGCCGGACTCTCGGAAGGTGGCCGCTCTGTGATTGCCATGCCGAGCACGGCATCCGCAGGCAAGGTGTCCCGCATCAGCACCGTGCTGTCGCCGGGGGCAGGGGTGGTGACCACCCGCGCCCATGTGCACTATATAGTGACTGAATTCGGTGTGGCCTATATGCGCGGTAAATCCATTCGTGAGCGGGCCCGTTCCTTAATTGATATTGCCCACCCGGATTTTCGTGAAGCCCTGGCCCGTGAAACCCACGAAATGTGGGGGCTGTTGCTTTGA
- a CDS encoding TonB-dependent receptor plug domain-containing protein: MTIQDTKKFGLSSLSLAVSLALTGVMGASAAWAEEAQEEAQASDNIEKIAVVGSRAAPRSVGESPVPVDIIGNEEFTKNGTTDMNDLLGKVVPSYNVNAQPISDAATLVRPANMRGLAPDHTLILLNGKRRHRAAVISFLGGGVSNGAQGPDISVIPAVALKQVEVLRDGAAAQYGSDAIAGVINFQLKDNAEGGTIEARYGEFYEGDGGSPMIAANVGMPLTDNGFFNVSAEHKTADATSRSVQRDDAADLIAAGNTAVANPAQIWGAPETKEDFKFFFNAGLDLNANQTAYMFGNWARRDVEGGFYFRNPNNRGGVYSGDDGETLLVGDLTGDMSGNCPVITITNNVPDPVALAQVKNDPNCFVFNEMFPGGFTPRFGGVIEDTSLSAGVKGTTASNLNYDFGVSYGKSDADFYIKNTVNASLGPDSPTNFNPGRYVQMERGASLDFSYFEVDEWSFAAGLEYRRETFEIYNGDPASFELGPLYTQGFGIGSNGFPGFKPQDSGSWSRNNYAAYFDAEHDLTDNWLVTGALRYEYYDDFGSTTNWKLSSIYNVTDDFSLRAAASTGFRAPTVGQSNVRNVTTAFSGGQLEDQATLPPTNPISIQKGATPLEPETSVNLSFGAVLTVGEFFLTADYFHITLEDRITQSSNQELTQADKDALIAQGVLDANSYSSVLYFTNDFDTTTQGVDLVASYAPDWLDGANFALAYNWTETTVDRFNPDNISEARVKVLEEALPHHKGTLTWTQELGANLRSMVRMNYYGEFYEDHLDSEGDLPIHNGSTVTFDAEVGYDFNDNWSLAVGAQNLFDTYPDENPWAGIAGAAYPVTSPYGFNGGYYYARLNYNF; the protein is encoded by the coding sequence ATGACCATACAAGACACTAAAAAGTTTGGCTTGAGCTCGTTGAGCTTGGCAGTCTCGCTGGCTTTGACTGGGGTTATGGGGGCAAGCGCAGCCTGGGCTGAAGAGGCGCAGGAAGAAGCTCAGGCGAGCGATAATATTGAAAAGATCGCCGTTGTGGGTTCTCGCGCTGCACCTCGCTCAGTGGGTGAATCCCCAGTGCCGGTAGACATCATAGGAAATGAAGAATTCACCAAGAACGGAACTACCGACATGAACGACCTGCTCGGCAAGGTCGTTCCTTCTTATAACGTTAACGCCCAACCTATTTCCGATGCCGCAACCCTGGTGCGCCCTGCCAACATGCGTGGTCTGGCGCCTGACCATACATTGATTTTGTTAAACGGTAAGCGTCGTCATCGTGCGGCAGTCATTTCTTTCCTGGGCGGCGGCGTGTCAAACGGTGCCCAGGGCCCGGACATTTCGGTGATCCCCGCCGTTGCTCTCAAGCAGGTTGAAGTACTGCGTGATGGTGCGGCGGCCCAGTACGGCTCGGATGCCATTGCCGGCGTGATTAACTTCCAGCTCAAAGACAATGCCGAAGGTGGCACCATCGAAGCCCGTTATGGCGAATTCTATGAAGGTGACGGTGGCAGTCCCATGATTGCGGCTAACGTGGGTATGCCGCTGACTGATAACGGATTCTTCAACGTCAGTGCCGAGCACAAAACCGCCGATGCCACCAGTCGCAGTGTGCAGCGTGATGATGCTGCCGACTTGATTGCCGCAGGTAACACGGCCGTGGCTAATCCCGCCCAGATTTGGGGTGCCCCGGAAACCAAAGAAGACTTTAAGTTTTTCTTCAACGCCGGTCTGGATCTCAATGCCAATCAAACAGCATACATGTTTGGTAACTGGGCCCGCCGTGACGTAGAAGGTGGCTTCTACTTCCGTAACCCCAACAACCGCGGTGGCGTTTACAGCGGTGATGATGGTGAAACTCTGCTGGTGGGTGATTTGACCGGTGATATGTCCGGTAACTGCCCCGTTATCACCATTACCAACAACGTGCCTGATCCTGTGGCGCTGGCGCAGGTGAAGAACGACCCTAACTGCTTTGTGTTCAATGAAATGTTCCCCGGTGGCTTTACGCCACGTTTTGGTGGTGTGATTGAAGACACCTCCCTGAGCGCCGGTGTGAAGGGCACCACCGCGAGCAACCTGAACTATGATTTTGGTGTCAGCTACGGTAAGAGTGACGCCGATTTCTACATCAAGAACACAGTCAACGCCTCACTGGGCCCGGATTCGCCCACCAACTTCAATCCCGGTCGTTACGTGCAGATGGAGCGCGGTGCATCGCTGGATTTCAGCTACTTTGAAGTGGATGAGTGGAGCTTCGCCGCCGGTTTGGAATACCGCCGCGAAACTTTTGAAATTTACAATGGCGACCCAGCCTCCTTTGAGCTTGGCCCACTGTACACCCAGGGCTTTGGTATCGGTTCCAACGGTTTCCCCGGCTTTAAACCCCAGGACTCAGGTTCATGGAGCCGCAACAACTACGCCGCTTACTTCGATGCTGAGCATGACCTGACTGACAACTGGCTGGTAACCGGAGCCCTGCGTTACGAGTACTATGATGATTTCGGCTCTACTACCAACTGGAAGCTGAGCTCCATCTACAATGTGACCGACGACTTCTCGCTGCGTGCCGCGGCCAGTACTGGCTTCCGTGCACCTACCGTGGGTCAGAGCAACGTGCGTAACGTAACAACGGCGTTCTCCGGTGGTCAGTTGGAAGATCAGGCAACCCTGCCTCCTACCAACCCTATCTCCATCCAGAAAGGCGCGACACCGCTGGAGCCGGAAACCTCGGTTAACCTGTCATTCGGTGCGGTGCTCACTGTGGGGGAATTCTTCCTGACTGCGGATTACTTCCACATTACCCTGGAAGACCGCATCACCCAGAGTTCCAACCAGGAGCTGACCCAGGCGGATAAGGATGCGCTGATTGCCCAGGGCGTGCTGGATGCCAACAGCTACAGTTCAGTGCTCTATTTCACCAATGACTTCGATACCACTACCCAGGGTGTCGATTTGGTTGCCAGTTACGCACCTGACTGGCTGGATGGTGCCAACTTTGCGCTGGCCTATAACTGGACTGAAACCACAGTCGACAGATTCAATCCGGACAACATCAGCGAAGCCCGTGTGAAAGTGCTTGAAGAAGCGCTGCCACATCACAAGGGCACCCTGACCTGGACCCAGGAGCTGGGTGCCAATCTGCGCTCCATGGTTCGCATGAACTACTACGGTGAGTTCTATGAAGACCACCTGGATTCAGAAGGTGATCTGCCTATCCACAACGGCTCTACCGTGACCTTTGACGCTGAAGTCGGTTATGACTTCAACGACAACTGGAGCCTGGCAGTGGGTGCACAAAACCTGTTTGATACCTACCCAGACGAAAACCCATGGGCCGGTATTGCGGGTGCGGCGTATCCTGTGACTTCACCCTATGGATTCAACGGCGGTTACTACTACGCCCGTCTGAATTACAACTTCTGA
- a CDS encoding LysR family transcriptional regulator, which yields MLKKVSRLDYFTLQVFIGLVELKSGSAVAERLRTTQSKVSRSLTCLREVLEDELFIRQQYGFEPNQVAVTIYPMVKTILEQYDKIVAATIDKGAEPYQLSVATYEQWSLMAMNCVHNTCHCIEGGVSINIQPWTDKIHQRLCQGKVDCSISTEPINHPMVNNFKLGDITHFFIVARRGHPILTSDDPLTQMFNYHIALVNTHLQEQEPHPIEIYARARHMEIRVALKSPSLRMVVDHVSHSEDIALLSSAMSMTYFENRDDVGYLDISKVWLQTTELETQSYYLHCHKGIKPELTHCLRRVLTEKLHEMQAHCDQVAQENTQDLPTL from the coding sequence ATGCTGAAGAAAGTGAGCCGACTCGATTACTTTACCCTGCAGGTATTTATCGGACTGGTTGAGCTTAAAAGCGGCAGTGCGGTGGCCGAGCGATTACGCACCACTCAGTCCAAGGTAAGCCGCAGCCTGACCTGCCTGCGGGAGGTGCTGGAAGATGAACTCTTTATTCGTCAGCAGTATGGCTTCGAACCCAATCAGGTAGCCGTCACCATCTATCCCATGGTCAAAACCATATTGGAGCAGTACGACAAGATAGTAGCAGCCACCATAGACAAGGGGGCCGAGCCCTATCAGCTCAGTGTCGCCACCTATGAACAGTGGTCGCTGATGGCAATGAACTGTGTGCATAACACCTGTCACTGTATTGAGGGTGGGGTCAGCATTAATATTCAACCCTGGACCGACAAAATCCACCAGCGCCTGTGTCAGGGCAAGGTCGACTGCAGTATCTCCACCGAACCCATTAATCACCCCATGGTGAACAACTTTAAACTGGGGGATATCACCCACTTTTTCATCGTCGCCCGTCGTGGCCATCCTATTTTAACCAGCGACGATCCCTTAACGCAGATGTTTAACTACCATATCGCCCTGGTGAACACCCACTTGCAGGAGCAGGAGCCTCACCCCATAGAAATTTACGCCAGAGCCAGGCATATGGAGATCCGCGTGGCCCTCAAGAGCCCGAGCCTGAGGATGGTGGTGGATCATGTCAGTCACAGCGAAGATATAGCCCTGCTCTCCTCGGCAATGTCGATGACGTATTTCGAAAATCGCGACGATGTGGGCTATCTGGATATCTCGAAAGTCTGGCTGCAAACCACAGAACTCGAGACACAAAGCTATTATCTGCATTGCCACAAGGGGATAAAGCCGGAGCTGACCCATTGCCTGCGCAGAGTGCTGACGGAAAAATTACACGAGATGCAGGCCCACTGCGACCAGGTGGCCCAGGAAAACACCCAGGACTTGCCGACCCTTTAG
- a CDS encoding S41 family peptidase has protein sequence MKATSAGQPAAALPTFDAVLAALVIIITVSAMRLSLFLWPQEPRADTLTAREMRQDLYILQREIAAHSAFLSLEPVIKQQRIDSYIRAMSNRYPDQIPSPLFAAEVLKILNLLDDPGVATEADAEFGQLLPVQLRPMEDSWLALNESLTPFDENYPFISHLDDIPMARWQEAVQAFLPASSKYSLTEQATWLTRTSLLRGELGLVQKPEVTLTLTNPEGQQRRTRLPLLPPSPDPSVIALPFSIQPIGVRGFWVTIGDLNELEQNRAQMQELKRAMAAELLVLDLRRTQGQSPALLTVLAAYADEDSTMLGFARYRTSVDKRNDYLGNRAYQAVSEGPQLVEDDAHSRFGQWYARSQPKADKVSGRLALIAGPGCRQECEWIVHSAKGWQRAIIIGEDTMGDLGKLHAFQLPNLKQRFYFSSSLAYALDGSLISGAGTSPDIWVPGQESFDAEGILALIGELAPVETQTPTEVKVAEQSEEATANEPPEETPEKTPEKTSAPPPENTKAR, from the coding sequence ATGAAGGCCACTTCGGCCGGACAGCCAGCCGCCGCGCTGCCAACCTTTGATGCGGTGTTGGCGGCGCTGGTTATTATCATCACCGTCAGCGCCATGCGTCTGAGCCTGTTTCTCTGGCCACAAGAGCCCAGGGCCGATACCCTCACGGCCCGGGAAATGCGCCAGGATCTCTATATTCTGCAACGGGAAATCGCCGCCCACTCGGCATTTTTAAGCCTGGAACCCGTCATTAAGCAGCAGCGGATAGACAGCTATATCCGCGCCATGAGTAACCGCTACCCGGATCAGATCCCATCGCCCCTGTTTGCCGCCGAAGTGCTGAAAATCCTCAACCTGCTGGATGACCCAGGGGTTGCCACCGAGGCCGATGCCGAGTTTGGCCAACTGTTGCCGGTGCAGCTCAGACCCATGGAAGACAGCTGGCTGGCCTTGAACGAAAGCCTAACGCCATTTGATGAAAACTATCCGTTTATCAGTCATCTGGATGATATCCCCATGGCGCGATGGCAGGAGGCCGTCCAGGCATTTTTACCCGCCAGCAGCAAGTACAGCCTCACAGAGCAGGCAACCTGGCTAACGCGCACCAGCCTGCTGCGAGGTGAACTGGGGTTGGTGCAAAAGCCTGAAGTTACCCTGACCCTCACCAACCCTGAGGGCCAGCAAAGGCGCACCCGTTTGCCACTGTTACCGCCCTCCCCCGATCCCTCGGTGATAGCCTTGCCTTTCAGCATCCAGCCCATTGGCGTCAGGGGATTTTGGGTGACCATTGGCGATTTGAACGAACTCGAGCAAAACCGTGCCCAGATGCAGGAACTAAAACGGGCCATGGCGGCCGAACTTCTGGTATTGGATCTTCGCCGCACCCAGGGACAAAGCCCGGCGCTGCTGACCGTGTTGGCTGCCTATGCCGACGAAGACTCGACCATGCTTGGCTTTGCCCGTTACCGAACCTCGGTGGACAAGCGCAACGACTATCTTGGCAACCGCGCATATCAGGCCGTCAGCGAAGGCCCGCAATTGGTGGAGGACGACGCCCACAGCCGCTTTGGTCAGTGGTACGCAAGAAGCCAGCCAAAGGCCGACAAAGTGAGTGGCCGCCTGGCACTCATAGCCGGGCCGGGTTGTCGTCAGGAGTGTGAATGGATAGTGCACAGCGCCAAGGGCTGGCAGCGGGCCATTATCATAGGTGAAGACACCATGGGAGACCTGGGCAAGCTGCACGCATTTCAGCTACCCAATCTCAAGCAGCGGTTTTATTTTTCCAGCTCACTGGCCTACGCCCTCGATGGCAGCCTGATTTCCGGTGCCGGCACCAGCCCGGATATCTGGGTGCCCGGGCAGGAGTCGTTCGATGCCGAAGGGATACTGGCACTGATTGGTGAGCTTGCCCCTGTCGAGACCCAAACGCCTACAGAGGTCAAAGTGGCTGAGCAGTCTGAGGAAGCAACAGCAAACGAGCCGCCTGAAGAAACCCCTGAAAAAACCCCTGAAAAGACCAGTGCGCCGCCGCCCGAAAACACTAAAGCGCGGTAG
- the cysD gene encoding sulfate adenylyltransferase subunit CysD, which produces MSGPVLSHLEQLEAESIQIFREVAAEFDNPVMLYSIGKDSSVLLHLARKAFYPGKIPFPLLHVDTDWKFRDMITFRDEAAKKYGFDLLVHKNPEGIAMGMNPFTFGSSKHTDVMKTEGLKQALNKYGFDAAFGGARRDEEKSRAKERVYSFRDSKHRWDPKNQRPELWHTYNGQVNKGESIRVFPLSNWTELDIWQYIYQENIDIVPLYFAGYRPVVERNGTLIMVDDDRMPLNEGEVPEQKLVRFRTLGCYPLTGAIESSATTLTGIIEEMLLSRSSERQGRVIDHDSSGSMEKKKREGYF; this is translated from the coding sequence ATGTCAGGGCCTGTGTTAAGCCACCTTGAGCAACTGGAAGCGGAAAGCATCCAGATCTTCCGTGAAGTCGCAGCGGAGTTTGATAACCCTGTGATGCTGTATTCCATCGGTAAGGATTCCTCTGTGCTGCTGCATTTGGCGCGCAAGGCCTTCTATCCGGGCAAAATTCCGTTCCCCTTGCTGCACGTGGACACCGACTGGAAATTCCGCGACATGATCACTTTCCGTGATGAAGCGGCGAAAAAATACGGCTTCGACTTGCTGGTGCACAAAAACCCCGAAGGCATTGCCATGGGTATGAACCCCTTCACCTTTGGTTCATCCAAGCATACCGACGTGATGAAGACCGAGGGCTTAAAGCAAGCGCTCAACAAATACGGTTTCGATGCCGCCTTCGGTGGTGCCCGCCGTGACGAAGAGAAGTCCCGCGCCAAGGAGCGTGTGTACTCTTTTCGCGACAGCAAACACCGCTGGGACCCGAAAAACCAGCGCCCCGAGCTGTGGCACACCTACAACGGCCAGGTGAACAAGGGCGAAAGCATCCGGGTGTTCCCGCTGTCCAACTGGACCGAACTGGATATCTGGCAATACATCTATCAGGAAAACATCGACATAGTGCCGCTGTACTTTGCCGGGTACCGCCCCGTGGTAGAGCGTAATGGCACCCTCATCATGGTGGATGACGATCGTATGCCACTGAACGAAGGCGAAGTGCCCGAGCAAAAACTGGTGCGTTTCCGCACCCTGGGTTGTTATCCGCTCACCGGCGCGATTGAGTCCAGCGCCACCACCCTCACCGGCATCATCGAAGAGATGCTGCTGTCCCGCTCCAGCGAGCGCCAGGGTAGGGTGATTGACCACGATTCATCGGGTTCCATGGAAAAGAAAAAGCGCGAGGGGTATTTCTGA
- a CDS encoding phospholipase A, with the protein MKNLMRNLLPLLFISHAALAEEPSLVDERVKDELATSEQPFVITPHKVNYILPVTYNSSPNMKPFEEEAAEHPFTLDEMEAKFQISFKFPLWYNVFGDNGHLFFAYTNQSYWQVYNKDISSPFRETNHEPELFMLFNNDWEVFGLTNSFWGFGAVHQSNGKAGDFSRSWNRLYGTMVFDRGPLAIGAKVWWRLPEDEKEYEGDPRGDDNPDIEDYMGNFELQAVYGLEEHRFTMLLRNNLDSPNRGAVEFTWSYPIIGNLRFYTQYFNGYGESLIDYNAHTQRIGIGISINDLL; encoded by the coding sequence ATGAAAAACTTAATGAGAAATTTATTACCTCTGTTGTTTATTTCCCATGCTGCCCTGGCAGAAGAACCCTCTCTGGTGGATGAACGGGTAAAGGATGAGCTCGCTACCTCAGAGCAACCCTTCGTGATCACCCCCCACAAGGTAAATTACATATTGCCGGTGACCTACAACAGTTCCCCCAATATGAAGCCCTTCGAAGAAGAAGCGGCGGAGCATCCGTTCACCCTGGATGAGATGGAAGCCAAGTTTCAGATAAGTTTTAAGTTTCCCCTCTGGTATAACGTCTTTGGTGATAACGGCCACCTGTTCTTTGCCTACACCAACCAGTCATACTGGCAGGTTTACAACAAGGACATCTCCTCACCGTTTCGTGAAACTAACCACGAACCAGAGCTCTTTATGTTGTTCAACAACGACTGGGAAGTGTTTGGCCTGACCAACTCCTTCTGGGGCTTTGGTGCCGTGCACCAGTCAAATGGCAAGGCGGGTGATTTCTCCCGCAGCTGGAACCGCCTCTATGGCACCATGGTGTTCGACCGGGGCCCACTGGCCATTGGCGCCAAGGTGTGGTGGCGACTTCCTGAAGATGAAAAAGAATACGAAGGCGATCCCCGTGGTGATGACAACCCGGACATCGAAGATTACATGGGCAATTTTGAACTCCAGGCAGTGTATGGTCTGGAAGAACATCGCTTCACCATGCTGCTGCGCAACAATCTCGACAGCCCCAACCGGGGCGCCGTTGAGTTCACCTGGAGCTATCCCATCATAGGCAATCTGCGATTCTATACCCAATACTTCAATGGTTATGGTGAGAGCCTGATAGACTATAACGCCCACACCCAAAGGATTGGTATCGGCATATCAATCAACGACTTACTTTAA
- a CDS encoding AMP-binding protein — translation MLNNDNNQLDLNEYASLIDLFTKACKGFGDKPAFACLGKSHSFNEIDKLSTDFAAFLQHHTQLQPGDKVAIQLPNLTQFVIAAYGVLKAGMVLVNTNPLYTERELIHQFKDSGARVLVVLSDLLPTLAKVVAETPIELVISTHALDLVSPQIQPKTGLKNIEFLKALDLGSKETCQPIAANHSTLAALQYTGGTTGLSKGAMLSHGNLIANALQCRGRLANVITPGEDIFVAPLPIYHIYAFLVNLVLFVEQGACSVLIPNPRDIPSLIKTLAKYPFTGFAGLNTLFVALCHQEEFRALDFSHLKLTISGGTALTEAAASLWQQTTGCTISEGYGLSETSPVITLNQPGAERLGTIGRPVLATEVLILDEDEAPVPMGQAGELAVRGPQVMSGYWQQAGETARVFSKDGFFKTGDIAIAEPDGCYRIVDRKKDMIIVSGFNVYPNEVENVLASHPAVLECAVIGVADERSGEAVKAVIVLKPSVDADDARAAITAHCQANLAGYKQPKHLEFVASLPKSTVGKILRRALRS, via the coding sequence ATGTTAAATAACGATAATAATCAGCTGGATTTAAACGAATACGCCTCATTGATTGATTTGTTCACCAAGGCCTGCAAGGGCTTTGGGGACAAACCAGCTTTTGCCTGTTTAGGCAAAAGCCATAGCTTCAACGAGATAGATAAACTGTCGACCGATTTTGCCGCCTTTTTGCAACATCATACCCAGTTGCAACCCGGGGATAAGGTCGCCATTCAGCTCCCCAACCTCACTCAGTTTGTGATTGCCGCCTATGGTGTGCTCAAGGCCGGCATGGTGCTGGTTAACACCAATCCGCTTTACACAGAGCGTGAGCTTATTCATCAGTTTAAAGACTCAGGGGCGAGGGTGTTGGTGGTGCTTTCCGATCTGCTGCCGACCTTGGCCAAGGTCGTGGCAGAAACCCCGATAGAGCTGGTGATATCCACCCACGCGCTGGATTTGGTCAGCCCGCAGATACAGCCCAAAACCGGACTGAAGAACATCGAGTTTCTCAAAGCCCTAGATCTTGGCAGTAAGGAAACTTGCCAACCGATTGCCGCCAATCACAGTACACTGGCAGCATTGCAGTACACAGGCGGCACCACAGGGCTCTCCAAGGGCGCCATGCTGAGCCACGGCAACCTGATAGCCAACGCCCTCCAATGCCGCGGGCGCCTGGCCAATGTTATTACCCCGGGGGAGGACATCTTTGTTGCCCCCCTGCCCATCTACCATATCTATGCGTTTCTGGTGAATCTGGTGCTCTTTGTCGAACAGGGCGCCTGCTCTGTGCTTATCCCTAACCCCAGAGATATTCCGTCGCTTATCAAGACCCTGGCGAAATACCCCTTCACCGGATTTGCCGGGCTCAACACCCTGTTTGTTGCCCTGTGTCATCAGGAAGAGTTCCGTGCACTCGATTTCAGTCATCTGAAACTCACTATTTCTGGCGGTACAGCCCTGACCGAGGCGGCAGCCAGCCTGTGGCAGCAAACCACCGGTTGCACCATCAGCGAAGGCTATGGGTTGTCGGAAACCTCTCCTGTGATCACCTTAAACCAGCCTGGTGCCGAACGACTGGGCACCATAGGTCGGCCGGTGCTGGCCACCGAAGTGCTGATTCTGGATGAAGATGAAGCCCCCGTGCCCATGGGGCAAGCGGGTGAGCTGGCGGTGCGCGGGCCCCAGGTGATGTCCGGCTACTGGCAGCAAGCGGGAGAAACTGCGCGGGTGTTCAGCAAAGATGGTTTCTTCAAGACCGGCGACATTGCCATTGCCGAGCCCGATGGCTGTTATCGCATCGTGGATCGCAAAAAAGACATGATTATTGTCTCGGGCTTTAATGTGTACCCCAATGAGGTGGAGAACGTGCTGGCGAGTCACCCCGCTGTGCTGGAATGCGCTGTGATTGGCGTTGCCGATGAGCGTAGCGGCGAGGCAGTAAAAGCTGTTATCGTGCTTAAGCCATCGGTAGACGCGGATGATGCCAGAGCGGCCATTACAGCTCACTGCCAGGCGAATCTTGCCGGTTACAAACAGCCGAAACACCTTGAGTTTGTGGCATCGCTGCCCAAAAGCACGGTCGGCAAGATATTGCGCCGTGCACTGAGAAGCTGA